A region from the Gossypium hirsutum isolate 1008001.06 chromosome A08, Gossypium_hirsutum_v2.1, whole genome shotgun sequence genome encodes:
- the LOC107930116 gene encoding ras-related protein RABA4c: MSSLQRGFDQKIDYVFKVVLIGDSAVGKSQLLSRFTRNEFNIDSKATIGVEFQTKTLLIDHKSVKAQIWDTAGQERYRAVTSAYYRGAVGAMLVYDITKRQSFDHVAKWLEELRGHADKNIVIMLVGNKSDLASLRAVPIEDAKEFAQRESLFFMETSALEATNVESAFLTVVTEIYRVISKKNLVANDEQEESGGNASLLKGTTIVVPGPQPQSGSGGKSFSCCASSS, translated from the exons ATGTCTAGTTTGCAAAGGGGTTTCGATCAAAAGATAGATTACGTGTTCAAAGTGGTGCTAATAGGAGACTCTGCTGTGGGGAAATCGCAGCTCTTATCCCGCTTCACAAGAAACGAATTCAATATCGATTCCAAGGCCACCATCGGCGTCGAATTCCAAACTAAAACTTTGCTTATCGATCATAAATCCGTCAAGGCTCAGATTTGGGATACTGCTGGTCAAGAAAG GTACCGGGCGGTAACGAGTGCATACTACAGAGGAGCAGTGGGGGCAATGCTGGTGTATGACATAACTAAGCGTCAGTCATTTGATCATGTTGCCAAGTGGTTAGAGGAATTGCGTGGACATGCTGATAAAAACATTGTGATTATGCTTGTGGGCAACAAGTCTGACCTTGCCTCCCTTAGAGCTGTTCCCATAGAGGATGCTAAGGAATTCGCCCAAAGGGAAAGCCTCTTCTTCATGGAGACTTCAGCCCTTGAGGCCACTAATGTCGAATCGGCTTTCCTTACTGTTGTAACAGAGATTTACCGAGTCATCAGCAAGAAAAACCTGGTAGCCAATGATGAACAAGAAGAATCCGGGGGTAATGCATCACTTCTCAAGGGAACTACCATTGTTGTCCCTGGTCCCCAACCACAATCTGGTTCTGGAGGAAAGAGTTTCAGTTGCTGTGCGTCATCATCATAG
- the LOC107930111 gene encoding putative tRNA (cytidine(34)-2'-O)-methyltransferase isoform X3 → MRAVPYYSQSHLLQSLRHINNTSSLSLFPNFRPSSLRIPRLSSFSNTRADTHTKTKIETGNGNNSLPAPDPQQKLLQVVLVSPQIPGNAGCIARTCAASAVALHLVGPLGFKVDDTKLKRAGLDYWPYVVVRIHGSWAEFQNYFKQQEGDKRLLAFTKRGTAIHSDFSYRKGDYLIFGSETCGLPPDVLLDCKSETFGGGTIRIPMVETYVRCLNLSVSVGIAVYEASRQLNYEQLQVPSTNSGCRQKRRKAFP, encoded by the exons ATGAGAGCAGTCCCATATTATTCCCAATCCCATCTTCTTCAAAGCCTAAGACATATTAACAATActtcttctctttctttgttCCCAAACTTTCGCCCTTCTTCCCTACGCATACCACGCCTCTCTTCTTTCTCTAATACCAGGGCTGACACTCACACTAAGACTAAGA TTGAAACAGGAAATGGGAACAACTCTCTGCCTGCCCCTGACCCCCAACAAAAATTGCTTCAAGTCGTCTTAGTTTCTCCTCAG ATTCCTGGAAATGCAGGTTGCATTGCAAGAACATGCGCTGCCTCAGCTGTTGCCCTTCACCTTGTTGGG CCATTAGGATTTAAAGTGGATGATACTAAATTAAAACGTGCTGGACTGGATTACTGGCC ATATGTTGTTGTTAGAATACATGGCTCATGGGCGGAGTTTCAAAACTATTTCAAGCAACAG GAAGGGGATAAGCGTTTGCTGGCTTTTACTAAAAGAGGAACAGCAATTCATTCA GACTTTTCGTATAGAAAAGGTGATTATTTGATATTTGGCTCAGAAACTTGTGGCCTGCCTCCTGATGTGTTGTTAGATTGCAAAAGTGAAACTTTTGGTGGTGGAACCATTCGGATTCCAATGGTTGAGACGTATGTTAGATGTCTGAATCTCTCTGTGAGTGTTGGTATTGCTGTGTATGAAGCTTCAAGACAGCTCAACTATGAACAGCTTCAAGTGCCCTCTACAAATTCTG GATGCCGGCAGAAGAGAAGGAAGGCTTTTCCTTGA
- the LOC107930081 gene encoding terminal nucleotidyltransferase 4B isoform X3, with amino-acid sequence MWVLRQMGHILILPTMVGVAEIVDFCDFLSPTPEEQAARDAAVHSVFDVIKYIWPACKVMILESGIKNPQTGLYALFRVLSQRGIAKKIQVIAKASVPIIKFVEKKSGAAFDISFDVDNGPKAAEFIKEAVLKWPQLRPLCLILKVFLQQRDLNEVYSSGIGSYALLAMIVAMLQKV; translated from the exons ATGTGGGTCTTGAGGCAGATGGGGCATATTTTAATACTTCCCACCATGGTGGGCGTTGCAGAAATAGTGGACTTTTGTGATTTTCTATCCCCTACTCCCGAAGAGCAAGCAGCACGTGATGCAGCTGTGCATTCTGTTTTTGATGTTATCAAGTACATATGGCCTGCCTGCAAG GTAATGATTCTAGAGTCAGGTATAAAAAATCCACAGACTGGTTTGTATGCTCTTTTCAGGGTATTATCTCAAAGGGGAATTGCAAAAAAGATAcag GTGATTGCAAAAGCTAGCGTGCCAATAATTAAGTTTGTAGAAAAGAAAAGCGGTGCCGCATTTGATATAAG ctttgatgtggataATGGACCAAAAGCTGCTGAGTTTATCAAG GAAGCAGTACTAAAATGGCCTCAATTACGACCATTGTGTTTGATCTTGAAAGTATTTTTACAACAGAGAGACCTGAATGAG GTATATTCAAGTGGAATAGGTTCATATGCTCTCCTTGCAATGATCGTAGCCATGTTGCAG AAAGTTTAG
- the LOC107930117 gene encoding protein LIM1 has translation MKLLLLLFGSNSNTKSKAVPFMVFVLVLTGMVEQGEGTTCHSTFLSALVQLIPCRAAVAPFSRIPPSETCCNAIKALGQPCLCVLANGPPITGVDRNMARQLPQKCTANFEPCDAMK, from the exons atgaagcTGCTACTGCTTCTTTTTGGGTCCAACTCCAACACCAAGTCCAAGGCTGTGCCTTTTATGGTGTTTGTGTTGGTCCTTACAGGTATGGTGGAACAAGGCGAGGGCACCACTTGTCACAGCACATTCTTGTCAGCACTGGTGCAGTTAATACCCTGCAGAGCAGCAGTTGCTCCCTTTAGCCGTATTCCACCAAGTGAGACTTGCTGCAATGCCATCAAAGCTCTGGGGCAACCTTGTCTGTGTGTTCTTGCTAATGGTCCTCCCATAACTGGTGTGGATCGGAACATGGCCCGCCAGCTGCCTCAGAAATGTACTGCCAACTTCGAACCAT GTGATGCAATGAAGTAG
- the LOC107930081 gene encoding terminal nucleotidyltransferase 4B isoform X1, translating to MWVLRQMGHILILPTMVGVAEIVDFCDFLSPTPEEQAARDAAVHSVFDVIKYIWPACKPEVFKLFMVGLYLPTSDIDVMILESGIKNPQTGLYALFRVLSQRGIAKKIQVIAKASVPIIKFVEKKSGAAFDISFDVDNGPKAAEFIKEAVLKWPQLRPLCLILKVFLQQRDLNEVYSSGIGSYALLAMIVAMLQKV from the exons ATGTGGGTCTTGAGGCAGATGGGGCATATTTTAATACTTCCCACCATGGTGGGCGTTGCAGAAATAGTGGACTTTTGTGATTTTCTATCCCCTACTCCCGAAGAGCAAGCAGCACGTGATGCAGCTGTGCATTCTGTTTTTGATGTTATCAAGTACATATGGCCTGCCTGCAAG CCAGAAGTTTTTAAGTTGTTCATGGTAGGGCTTTATTTACCAACAAGTGATATTGAT GTAATGATTCTAGAGTCAGGTATAAAAAATCCACAGACTGGTTTGTATGCTCTTTTCAGGGTATTATCTCAAAGGGGAATTGCAAAAAAGATAcag GTGATTGCAAAAGCTAGCGTGCCAATAATTAAGTTTGTAGAAAAGAAAAGCGGTGCCGCATTTGATATAAG ctttgatgtggataATGGACCAAAAGCTGCTGAGTTTATCAAG GAAGCAGTACTAAAATGGCCTCAATTACGACCATTGTGTTTGATCTTGAAAGTATTTTTACAACAGAGAGACCTGAATGAG GTATATTCAAGTGGAATAGGTTCATATGCTCTCCTTGCAATGATCGTAGCCATGTTGCAG AAAGTTTAG
- the LOC107930081 gene encoding terminal nucleotidyltransferase 4B isoform X2 codes for MWVLRQMGHILILPTMVGVAEIVDFCDFLSPTPEEQAARDAAVHSVFDVIKYIWPACKPEVFKLFMVGLYLPTSDIDVMILESGIKNPQTGLYALFRVLSQRGIAKKIQVIAKASVPIIKFVEKKSGAAFDISFDVDNGPKAAEFIKEAVLKWPQLRPLCLILKVFLQQRDLNEKV; via the exons ATGTGGGTCTTGAGGCAGATGGGGCATATTTTAATACTTCCCACCATGGTGGGCGTTGCAGAAATAGTGGACTTTTGTGATTTTCTATCCCCTACTCCCGAAGAGCAAGCAGCACGTGATGCAGCTGTGCATTCTGTTTTTGATGTTATCAAGTACATATGGCCTGCCTGCAAG CCAGAAGTTTTTAAGTTGTTCATGGTAGGGCTTTATTTACCAACAAGTGATATTGAT GTAATGATTCTAGAGTCAGGTATAAAAAATCCACAGACTGGTTTGTATGCTCTTTTCAGGGTATTATCTCAAAGGGGAATTGCAAAAAAGATAcag GTGATTGCAAAAGCTAGCGTGCCAATAATTAAGTTTGTAGAAAAGAAAAGCGGTGCCGCATTTGATATAAG ctttgatgtggataATGGACCAAAAGCTGCTGAGTTTATCAAG GAAGCAGTACTAAAATGGCCTCAATTACGACCATTGTGTTTGATCTTGAAAGTATTTTTACAACAGAGAGACCTGAATGAG AAAGTTTAG
- the LOC107930111 gene encoding putative tRNA (cytidine(34)-2'-O)-methyltransferase isoform X1, giving the protein MRAVPYYSQSHLLQSLRHINNTSSLSLFPNFRPSSLRIPRLSSFSNTRADTHTKTKIETGNGNNSLPAPDPQQKLLQVVLVSPQIPGNAGCIARTCAASAVALHLVGPLGFKVDDTKLKRAGLDYWPYVVVRIHGSWAEFQNYFKQQEGDKRLLAFTKRGTAIHSDFSYRKGDYLIFGSETCGLPPDVLLDCKSETFGGGTIRIPMVETYVRCLNLSVSVGIAVYEASRQLNYEQLQVPSTNSAHGNNCRMPAEEKEGFSLKETKPNIGGGRTTPVVMLVTRLNEDWKL; this is encoded by the exons ATGAGAGCAGTCCCATATTATTCCCAATCCCATCTTCTTCAAAGCCTAAGACATATTAACAATActtcttctctttctttgttCCCAAACTTTCGCCCTTCTTCCCTACGCATACCACGCCTCTCTTCTTTCTCTAATACCAGGGCTGACACTCACACTAAGACTAAGA TTGAAACAGGAAATGGGAACAACTCTCTGCCTGCCCCTGACCCCCAACAAAAATTGCTTCAAGTCGTCTTAGTTTCTCCTCAG ATTCCTGGAAATGCAGGTTGCATTGCAAGAACATGCGCTGCCTCAGCTGTTGCCCTTCACCTTGTTGGG CCATTAGGATTTAAAGTGGATGATACTAAATTAAAACGTGCTGGACTGGATTACTGGCC ATATGTTGTTGTTAGAATACATGGCTCATGGGCGGAGTTTCAAAACTATTTCAAGCAACAG GAAGGGGATAAGCGTTTGCTGGCTTTTACTAAAAGAGGAACAGCAATTCATTCA GACTTTTCGTATAGAAAAGGTGATTATTTGATATTTGGCTCAGAAACTTGTGGCCTGCCTCCTGATGTGTTGTTAGATTGCAAAAGTGAAACTTTTGGTGGTGGAACCATTCGGATTCCAATGGTTGAGACGTATGTTAGATGTCTGAATCTCTCTGTGAGTGTTGGTATTGCTGTGTATGAAGCTTCAAGACAGCTCAACTATGAACAGCTTCAAGTGCCCTCTACAAATTCTG CACATGGTAATAACTGCAGGATGCCGGCAGAAGAGAAGGAAGGCTTTTCCTTGAAGGAGACCAAGCCAAATATTGGTGGGGGAAGAACAACGCCGGTGGTGATGCTTGTCACCCGTTTAAATGAAGATTGGAAACTATAA
- the LOC107930110 gene encoding zinc finger A20 and AN1 domain-containing stress-associated protein 5, with protein sequence MAQRTEKEETEFKVPETLTLCVNNCGVTGNPATNNMCQKCFSATTAATSSSSSSSSTNNTATSATDDKSSRSTPTRSQDNRSDSAPPTTAATTATATTNSPMTASNRSGYDTAEKKSVNRCSGCRKRVGLTGFRCRCGELFCSDHRYSDRHDCSYDYKAAGREAIARENPVVKAAKIIRV encoded by the coding sequence ATGGCTCAAAGAACCGAAAAAGAAGAGACTGAATTCAAAGTCCCTGAAACCCTGACGCTATGCGTTAACAACTGCGGGGTTACGGGTAATCCAGCCACCAACAACATGTGCCAGAAGTGTTTTAGTGCCACCACGGCCGCAACAtcctcctcttcctcttcctcttccacCAACAACACCGCTACTTCCGCTACCGACGATAAATCCTCGAGATCTACGCCGACTCGTTCACAGGACAATCGATCCGATTCCGCTCCACCTACAACAGCTGCAACAACGGCAACAGCAACGACGAATAGTCCGATGACCGCTTCAAATCGGTCTGGATACGATACCGCGGAAAAGAAGTCGGTGAATCGATGTTCTGGTTGCAGAAAACGCGTTGGGTTGACCGGGTTCCGGTGTCGATGCGGGGAGCTTTTCTGTTCGGACCATCGGTACTCGGATCGACACGATTGTAGCTACGACTACAAGGCGGCGGGTCGCGAAGCCATCGCTAGAGAAAATCCCGTGGTTAAAGCAGCCAAGATTATCAGAGTTTGA
- the LOC107930111 gene encoding putative tRNA (cytidine(34)-2'-O)-methyltransferase isoform X2 encodes MRAVPYYSQSHLLQSLRHINNTSSLSLFPNFRPSSLRIPRLSSFSNTRADTHTKTKRNGNNSLPAPDPQQKLLQVVLVSPQIPGNAGCIARTCAASAVALHLVGPLGFKVDDTKLKRAGLDYWPYVVVRIHGSWAEFQNYFKQQEGDKRLLAFTKRGTAIHSDFSYRKGDYLIFGSETCGLPPDVLLDCKSETFGGGTIRIPMVETYVRCLNLSVSVGIAVYEASRQLNYEQLQVPSTNSAHGNNCRMPAEEKEGFSLKETKPNIGGGRTTPVVMLVTRLNEDWKL; translated from the exons ATGAGAGCAGTCCCATATTATTCCCAATCCCATCTTCTTCAAAGCCTAAGACATATTAACAATActtcttctctttctttgttCCCAAACTTTCGCCCTTCTTCCCTACGCATACCACGCCTCTCTTCTTTCTCTAATACCAGGGCTGACACTCACACTAAGACTAAGA GAAATGGGAACAACTCTCTGCCTGCCCCTGACCCCCAACAAAAATTGCTTCAAGTCGTCTTAGTTTCTCCTCAG ATTCCTGGAAATGCAGGTTGCATTGCAAGAACATGCGCTGCCTCAGCTGTTGCCCTTCACCTTGTTGGG CCATTAGGATTTAAAGTGGATGATACTAAATTAAAACGTGCTGGACTGGATTACTGGCC ATATGTTGTTGTTAGAATACATGGCTCATGGGCGGAGTTTCAAAACTATTTCAAGCAACAG GAAGGGGATAAGCGTTTGCTGGCTTTTACTAAAAGAGGAACAGCAATTCATTCA GACTTTTCGTATAGAAAAGGTGATTATTTGATATTTGGCTCAGAAACTTGTGGCCTGCCTCCTGATGTGTTGTTAGATTGCAAAAGTGAAACTTTTGGTGGTGGAACCATTCGGATTCCAATGGTTGAGACGTATGTTAGATGTCTGAATCTCTCTGTGAGTGTTGGTATTGCTGTGTATGAAGCTTCAAGACAGCTCAACTATGAACAGCTTCAAGTGCCCTCTACAAATTCTG CACATGGTAATAACTGCAGGATGCCGGCAGAAGAGAAGGAAGGCTTTTCCTTGAAGGAGACCAAGCCAAATATTGGTGGGGGAAGAACAACGCCGGTGGTGATGCTTGTCACCCGTTTAAATGAAGATTGGAAACTATAA